The following coding sequences lie in one Arachis ipaensis cultivar K30076 chromosome B03, Araip1.1, whole genome shotgun sequence genomic window:
- the LOC107630992 gene encoding probable inactive ATP-dependent zinc metalloprotease FTSHI 2, chloroplastic isoform X2, which yields MSSPFLLSYSPSSSPFPQSLNPKFRTFPRRLNSTSIVSSQIQTPEPENDDNKDKTRNKNLNFLKLTVTLTVISASLPQATTLAAESAVKGKKRAPKKAEALTLEELKSWAQGLPVVSDRLPYSDLIELKKAEKLRHIIKPGSINLRQKAEPVLVVLEDSRVFRTVLPSFETHRKFWESWDELNIGSLCMNTYTPPLKRPNLPLPIWVRGPVLPAIEKFMLKLAEKKPKIESKKAKEYREMRMELKRQREEELKAMREERKELERAKKAQRKAEERRRKKEIRKRKYQESLIRARDNYVRMADLWYDLANNPNVVNALGLVFFYIFYRIVVLNYRKQKKDYEDRLKIERAEAEERRKMRELEKEMEGVERDDDDESEHEKGEEQNDYLKMAKQFMKSGARIRRAKNKSLPQYLERGVDVKFSDVAGLGKIRLELEEIVKFFTHGEMYRRRGVKIPGGILLCGPPGVGKTLLAKAVAGEAGVNFFSISASQFVEIYVGVGASRVRALYTEARENAPSVVFIDELDAVGRERGLIKGSGGQERDATLNQLLVCLDGFEGRGEVITIASTNRPDILDPALVRPGRFDRKIFIPKPGLIGRIEILKVHARKKPMAEDVDYFAVASMTDGMVGAELANIVEVAAINMMRDSRTEITTDDLLQAAQMEERGMLDKKERSMETWKQVAINEAAMAVVAVNFPDLKNIEFVTIAPRAGRELGYVRVKMDPIKFNEGMLTRQSALDHITVQLAPRAADEIWFGSGQLSTIWAETADNARSAARIFVLGGLSEKYHGITNFWVADRINDIDLEAMRIVNLCYERAKEILHENKVLMDAVVNELVEKKNITKQDFFHLVDLHGSIKPMPPSILDLRAAKQRIPTTS from the exons ATGTCTTCCCCTTTCCTCCTTAGTTATTCTCCTTCCTCATCTCCCTTCCCACAATCCCTAAACCCCAAATTCAGAACCTTTCCCAGACGCCTCAATTCCACTTCCATTGTATCATCCCAAATTCAAACACCAGAACCCGAAAATGACGACAACAAAGATAAAACTCGCAACAAAAACCTCAATTTCCTCAAGCTTACAGTGACCCTTACCGTTATCTCTGCTTCCCTGCCACAAGCCACCACCCTTGCTGCTGAATCCGCCGTGAAGGGAAAGAAAAGGGCACCCAAAAAGGCCGAAGCTTTGACGCTGGAGGAGCTGAAGTCATGGGCTCAGGGTCTTCCAGTGGTCTCTGATCGTCTTCCCTACAGCGACCTTATTGAACTAAAGAAGGCTGAGAAGCTCAGACACATAATTAAGCCCGGTTCTATAAACTTGAGGCAAAAGGCCGAACCAGTTCTGGTGGTTCTAGAAGACTCTAGAGTGTTCAGGACGGTTTTGCCATCGTTTGAGACTCATAGGAAGTTTTGGGAATCATGGGATGAATTAAACATTGGTTCTTTGTGTATGAATACATACACACCACCCCTTAAGAGGCCTAACTTGCCCCTTCCTATATGGGTAAGGGGTCCGGTGCTACCTGCTATTGAAAAGTTTATGCTTAAGCTTGCTGAGAAGAAACCGAAGATAGAATCCAAGAAGGCGAAAGAGTATAGGGAGATGAGGATGGAACTTAAGAGGCAGAGGGAAGAGGAGCTGAAAGCTATGAGGGAAGAGAGGAAGGAGTTGGAGAGGGCCAAGAAGGCGCAGAGGAAGGCTGAGGAGAGGCGGCGAAAGAAGGAGATAAGGAAGAGGAAGTATCAGGAGTCATTGATTCGGGCAAGGGATAATTATGTGAGGATGGCTGATCTTTGGTATGATTTGGCAAATAATCCTAATGTTGTCAATGCACTTGGCTTGGTTTTCTTCTACATTTTCTATAGGATTGTGGTGCTTAATTATAGGAAGCAAAAGAAGGATTATGAGGATAGGCTTAAGATTGAGAGAGCTGAGGCTGAGGAGAGAAGGAAGATGAGGGAGTTGGAGAAGGAGATGGAGGGTGTTGAACGTGATGACGATGATGAGAGTGAGCATGAGAAAGGGGAGGAGCAGAATGATTATTTGAAGATGGCAAAGCAGTTTATGAAGTCGGGGGCACGCATTCGGAGAGCCAAGAACAAGAGTCTTCCTCAGTATTTAGAGAGAGGTGTAGATGTGAAGTTTAGTGATGTTGCAGGGCTGGGTAAGATACGTCTTGAATTGGAGGAGATTGTCAAGTTCTTTACTCACGGGGAAATGTACCGAAGGAGAGGAGTGAAAATACCAG GTGGTATACTTCTTTGTGGCCCTCCTGGGGTGGGAAAGACATTGCTGGCAAAAGCAGTGGCTGGTGAGGCAGGGGTTAATTTCTTCTCTATTTCCGCTTCACAATTTGTGGAGATATACGTTGGTGTAGGGGCATCTCGTGTGCGAGCACTTTACACGGAAGCCAGGGAAAAT GCTCCAtctgttgtcttcattgatgagcTGGATGCTGTGGGAAGGGAGCGTGGCTTGATTAAGGGTTCAGGTGGACAGGAACGTGACGCTACTCTCAATCAG CTCTTGGTGTGCTTAGATGGATTTGAAGGAAGAGGAGAGGTGATCACTATTGCATCCACCAATCGACCAGACATTCTGGATCCTGCACTTGTGAGACCTGGTCGGTTTGATCGAAAAATATTTATTCCCAAGCCTGGCCTCATTGGTCGCATAGAAATTCTAAAG GTCCATGCTCGTAAAAAGCCAATGGCAGAAGATGTGGACTATTTTGCTGTTGCTAGTATGACTGATGGCATGGTTGGTGCAGAGCTTGCTAACATAGTTGAGGTTGCTGCCATCAACATGATGAGGGATTCAAGGACTGAG ATTACTACTGATGACTTGTTACAAGCTGCACAAATGGAAGAAAGAGGAATGCTGGATAAAAAGGAGAGAAGCATGGAGACTTGGAAGCAAGTAGCTATTAATGAGGCTGCAATGGCTGTCGTAGCTGTGAACTTTCCTGATCTTAAAAATATCGAGTTT GTCACAATTGCTCCCAGAGCTGGTAGGGAATTGGGTTATGTGCGGGTGAAGATGGATCCTATCAAATTTAACGAAGGAATGCTCAC TCGACAATCTGCCCTGGATCATATTACTGTTCAACTAGCTCCCCGTGCAGCTGATGAAATTTGGTTTGGGAGTGGTCAA TTGAGTACGATATGGGCCGAAACTGCAGACAATGCGAGGTCCGCAGCAAGGATATTTGTTCTTGGTGGGCTTTCAGAGAAGTACCACGGAATTACCAATTTCTGGGTGGCAGACCGGATAAAC GACATTGACTTGGAAGCAATGCGGATTGTGAACTTGTGTTATGAACGCGCAAAAGAG ATCCTACATGAAAATAAAGTGCTGATGGATGCAGTGGTGAATGAACTTGTTGAGAAGAAAAACATAACAAAACAGGACTTCTTTCATCTGGTGGACTTGCATGGCTCCATAAAACCAATGCCTCCCAGCATTCTTGACCTTAGAGCTGCCAAGCAGAGAATTCCAACAACTTCGTAA
- the LOC107630991 gene encoding callose synthase 5-like, with product MSQLDGVMPPPTLVRRGSRSASTTFNMEVFDNEVVPSALASISPILRVANEIEAERPRVAYLCRFYAFEKAHRLDQTSTGRGVRQFKTLLLQRLERDNATSLPSRVKKTDAREIQAFYQQYYEHYVRTLDQADQADRAQLSKAYQTAGVLFEVLCAVNKTEKVEEVAPEIIAAARDVQEKKEIYTPYNILPLDSAGASLPIMQFEEIKAAVSALWNTQGVQRDNVRNQREHLILLLANSHIRLHPKPEPLNMLDDRAVDEVMKELFKNYKKWCKFLGRKHSLRLPQGQQEVQQRKLLYMGLYLLIWGEASNVRFMPECLCYIFHNMAYELHGLMAGNVSIVTGENIKPSYGGDEEAFLRKVITPLYRVIDTEAKRSKNGTAPHSAWCNYDDLNEYFWSPDCFSLGWPMRDDGEFFKSTNDRGKKGVPRKSGKTGKSNFVETRSFWHLFHSFDRLWTFFILGLQVMFIIAWDEISLMDIFQKDVLFNLSSIFITASILRLLQSILDLLLNFPGYHRWKFTDVLRNILKVIVSLCWAIILSAFYVHAIKGSPQALKQLLSFLDKIEGIPPLYLFAVALYMLPNLLAAILFLFPMLRRWIENSDWHIVRLFLWWSQPRIYVGRGMHENQFALLKYTIFWVLLLASKFAFSYFVQIKPLIEPTKLIMAIKHVDYGWHEFFPDARHNYSAVVALWAPVLMVYFMDAQIWYAVFSTLYGGVIGAFDRLGEIHTMSMLRSRFQSLPGAFNTYLVPSQKKQGKKFSFSKKFDEISASRRSEAAKFAQLWNEIICSFREEDLISDREMDLLLVPYSSDSRLKTIQWPPFLLASKIPVALDMATQFRGKDSDLWKRISADQYMKCAVIECYQSLKHVLRDLVVGENEKRIISIITKEVKNNISKNTLTTNFRMSFLPFLFKKFVELVEILKDADPSKRNTVVVLLQDILEVVTDMMVNEISELAELNQSSKDTGRQVFAGTEVKPAIVYPPVVTAQWEEQIRRLYLVLTVRESANEVPTNGEVRRRIAFFSNSLFMEMPRAPPVREMLSFSVLTPYYSEETVFSKNDLEIENEDGVSIIYYLQKIFPDEWNNFMERLECKKDSEVWEKDENVLQLRHWASLRGQTLSRTVRGMMYYRRAIKLQAFLDMANEQEILDGYKAIAVPSEQDKKSHKSLYGNLEAMADMKFTYVATCQNYGNQKRSGDRRATDILNLMVNNPSLRVAYIDEVEEREGDKVQKVYYSVLIKTVDNLDQEIFRIKLPGPAKLGEGKPENQNHAVIFTRGEALQTIDMNQDNYLEEALKMRNLLEEFHEDHGVHPPSILGVREHIFTGSVSSLAWFMSNQETSFVTIGQRVLARPLKVRFHYGHPDVFDRIFHFTRGGFSKASRGINLSEDIFAGFNSTLRRGNVTHHEYIQVGKGRDVGLNQISLFEAKVACGNGEQTLSRDIYRLGHRFDFFRMLSFYFTTVGFYVSSMAVSLTVYAFLYGKLYLSLSGFENAIVKLAKRRGDDPLKAAMASQSLVQIGLLMTLPMVMEIGLERGFRTAIGDLIIMQLQLAPVFFTFSLGSKMHYFGRTLLHGGAKYRATGRGFVVRHERFAENYRMYSRSHFVKGLELAVLLICYKLYGSAAPDSTAYLLLSGSMWFLVCSWLFSPFLFNPSGFEWQKIVEDWDDWTKWMNSGGGIGVPATKSWESWWNEEQEHLQFTGLLGRTSEVILALRFFVYQYGIVYHLNIARGDKSIMVYGLSWLVIVAVMIILKIVSMGRKKFSADFQLMFRLLKVLLFIGSIVALVLMFNLLSLTVQDILRSLLAFLPTGWALIQISQACRPLVKAIGMWGSVKALSRGYEYVMGLLIFGPVAILAWFPFVSEFQTRLLFNQAFSRGLQIQRILAGGKKHK from the exons ATGTCACAACTAGACGGAGTAATGCCGCCGCCCACGTTGGTGAGGCGGGGTTCAAGGAGTGCCTCCACCACCTTCAACATGGAGGTTTTCGACAACGAAGTGGTGCCGTCCGCACTCGCCTCCATTTCTCCCATTCTCCGTGTCGCCAACGAGATCGAAGCCGAGCGTCCCAGGGTTGCCTATCTAT GTAGGTTCTATGCCTTCGAGAAAGCGCACAGGCTGGATCAGACCTCCACCGGCCGTGGCGTTAGGCAGTTCAAGACGCTGCTGCTGCAGCGATTAGAGAGG GACAATGCAACTAGTCTTCCCTCTCGAGTTAAGAAGACAGATGCAAGAGAAATCCAGGCTTTCTATCAGCAATACTATGAACATTATGTCAGAACCCTTGATCAGGCTGATCAGGCAGACAG AGCCCAGCTCAGTAAAGCTTATCAGACTGCCGGGGTGCTTTTTGAAGTGCTTTGTGCTGTTAATAAGACCGAGAAGGTCGAAGAAGTAGCTCCTGAG ATTATCGCGGCTGCCAGAGATGTCCAGGAAAAAAAGGAAATTTATACACCTTATAATATCCTTCCTCTGGATTCTGCTGGTGCTTCTCTACCCATTATGCAATTTGAAGAG ATTAAAGCTGCTGTTTCTGCGCTATGGAACACACAAG GTGTGCAGAGGGACAACGTCAGGAATCAGAGAGAGCATCTGATTCTGCTTCTTGCTAATTCTCATATAAGGCTACACCCTAAACCTGAGCCTCTAAACATG CTCGATGATCGTGCTGTTGATGAAGTGATGAAAGAGCTTTTTAAGAATTATAAAAAATGGTGCAAATTCTTGGGACGAAAACATAGTTTACG ACTTCCTCAAGGTCAGCAAGAGGTGCAACAGAGGAAGTTGCTTTATATGGGCTTGTACCTTCTCATCTGGGGTGAGGCGTCCAATGTTCGCTTCATGCCTGAGTGCCTATGCTACATATTTCACAAC ATGGCATATGAACTACACGGCCTAATGGCTGGAAATGTCAGCATTGTTACGGGTGAAAATATCAAGCCTTCTTATGGTGGTGATGAAGAGGCATTTCTACGCAAGGTTATAACTCCCCTCTACCGAGTAATAGACACG GAAGCCAAGAGGAGCAAAAATGGAACGGCTCCTCACTCAGCATGGTGCAACTATGACGATCTAAATGAGTATTTCTG GTCACCTGATTGCTTTTCTCTTGGATGGCCAATGCGTGATGATGGTGAATTTTTTAAATCGACAAATGATCGG GGAAAAAAGGGAGTTCCAAGAAAATCTGGAAAAACAGGGAAATCAAATTTTGTTGAGACGCGATCATTCTGGCACCTCTTCCACAGTTTCGATAGACTTTGGACCTTTTTTATACTGGGTTTACAG GTGATGTTCATTATTGCATGGGATGAGATTTCACTGATGGATATCTTTCAGAAGGATGTCTTATTTAATCTCTCTAGTATCTTCATCACAGCATCCATTCTGCGCTTACTTCAAA GTATCCTGGACCTGCTCCTGAACTTTCCAGGCTATCATCGGTGGAAATTCACTGATGTGCTAAGAAATATTCTTAAAGTCATTGTCAGTCTTTGTTGGGCTATCATCCTTTCAGCCTTCTATGTGCATGCCATCAAGGGTTCCCCTCAAGCTCTCAAGCAGCTGCTTTCCTTCCTTGATAAAATAGAGGGCATTCCACCGTTGTATCTCTTTGCAGTTGCATTGTATATGCTTCCAAATCTACTAGCAGCTATACTCTTTCTTTTCCCGATGCTCAGGCGTTGGATTGAAAACTCAGACTGGCACATAGTCAGACTCTTCTTGTGGTGGTCTCAG CCAAGAATATATGTTGGAAGAGGAATGCACGAAAACCAATTTGCTCTCCTAAA GTACACTATTTTCTGGGTCCTACTATTGGCTTCCAAATTTGCGTTCAGCTATTTTGTCCAA ATAAAACCTCTGATTGAGCCAACAAAGTTAATAATGGCCATTAAACATGTTGACTATGGTTGGCACGAGTTTTTCCCCGATG CTCGACATAACTATAGCGCAGTCGTTGCACTCTGGGCTCCTGTACTCATG GTTTATTTCATGGATGCACAAATTTGGTACGCAGTCTTCTCAACTTTGTATGGTGGTGTTATTGGAGCCTTTGATCGTCTAGGAGAG ATACACACTATGAGCATGCTGAGATCACGGTTCCAGTCATTGCCTGGTGCATTCAACACATACTTGGTTCCTTCCCAAAAGAAGCAAGGAAAGAAATTCTCTTTCTCAAAGAAATTTGATGAG ATTTCTGCTAGCAGAAGAAGTGAAGCTGCCAAATTTGCCCAATTATGGAATGAAATTATTTGCAGTTTTCGTGAGGAAGATCTCATTAGTGATAG GGAAATGGACCTTTTGCTGGTTCCTTACTCTTCAGATTCTCGTCTGAAAACAATTCAGTGGCCACCGTTTTTGCTTGCAAGCAAG ATTCCTGTAGCTCTGGATATGGCAACTCAATTTCGAGGAAAGGACTCTGATCTTTGGAAGCGCATAAGTGCAGATCAATATATGAAGTGTGCTGTGATCGAATGTTATCAATCTCTTAAACATGTTCTTCGTGATTTGGTTGTCGGTGAAAATGAAAAGAG GATAATTTCTATCATCACTAAAGAAGTTAAGAACAACATATCAAAGAATACACTTACTACCAATTTCCGAATGAGCTTTTTACCTTTCCTTTTTAAAAAGTTTGTGGAACTTGTGGAAATCTTG AAAGATGCGGATCCATCCAAGCGAAATACAGTGGTAGTGTTGCTGCAAGACATCTTAGAAGTGGTTACTGATATGATGGTCAACGAAATCAG TGAGTTGGCAGAACTTAATCAAAGTAGCAAGGATACTGGACGACAAGTTTTTGCTGGTACTGAGGTAAAACCTGCTATAGTGTACCCTCCTGTGGTTACAGCACAATGGGAGGAACAG ATAAGACGTCTTTATCTAGTATTGACTGTGAGGGAATCTGCCAATGAGGTTCCAACAAATGGTGAAGTACGGAGAAGGATTGCATTCTTTTCCAATTCATTGTTCATGGAGATGCCACGTGCTCCACCTGTTCGTGAAATGCTCTCATTCAG TGTCCTAACGCCATACTATAGTGAAGAGACTGTATTTTCTAAGAATGACCTTGAGATTGAGAATGAAGATGGCGTGTCAATCATATATTACCTGCAAAAGATCTTCCCTG ATGAGTGGAATAACTTCATGGAGCGACTTGAGTGTAAGAAAGATAGTGAGGTATGGGAGAAAGATGAGAATGTATTGCAGTTACGTCACTGGGCGTCGTTGAGAGGACAAACTCTTAGTAGGACAG TTAGGGGAATGATGTACTACCGGCGGGCTATAAAGCTCCAGGCATTTCTTGATATGGCTAACGAACAAG AAATACTCGATGGCTATAAAGCTATTGCAGTTCCATCTGAGCAAGATAAAAAGAGTCATAAATCTCTATATGGCAATTTAGAGGCCATGGCTGACATGAAATTCACATACGTTGCTACCTGTCAAAACTATGGGAATCAGAAGCGCAGTGGAGACCGTCGTGCAACAGATATCCTGAATTTGATGGTTAA CAATCCATCGCTTCGTGTAGCATATATTGACGAAGTTGAAGAAAGAGAGGGTGATAAAGTACAGAAAGTTTATTATTCTGTACTGATCAAAACTGTAGACAATCTTGACCAA GAAATATTTCGTATTAAACTTCCTGGTCCGGCAAAGTTAGGAGAAGGAAAGCCTGAAAACCAAAATCATGCAGTTATTTTTACCAGGGGAGAAGCTCTTCAGACTATTGACATGAACCAG GATAACTACTTAGAAGAAGCTCTGAAGATGCGTAACCTTCTGGAAGAATTTCATGAGGATCATGGAGTGCACCCACCTAGCATTTTAGGTGTACGTGAACATATCTTTACTGGCAG TGTCTCCTCCTTGGCCTGGTTTATGTCAAATCAAGAAACTAGCTTTGTCACTATTGGTCAGAGAGTTCTTGCAAGACCCCTGAA GGTTCGGTTCCACTATGGTCATCCTGATGTTTTTGATAGAATTTTCCATTTCACCCGTGGAGGATTCAGCAAGGCTTCTCGTGGCATCAATTTAAGTGAGGATATATTTGCTG GATTCAACTCAACACTAAGACGTGGAAACGTTACTCATCATGAATATATCCAAGTTGGAAAGGGTAGAGATGTTGGCCTCAATCAAATTTCTCTTTTTGAAGCTAAAGTGGCCTGTGGTAATGGAGAGCAGACACTAAGCAGGGATATATACCGGCTGGGGCATCGATTTGATTTTTTCCGAATGCTATCATTCTATTTTACAACTGTCGGATTTTATGTCAGCTCTATG GCAGTGTCCCTTACAGTTTATGCTTTCTTATATGGAAAACTCTATCTGTCATTGAGTGGATTTGAAAATGCAATAGTTAAACTGGCAAAGAGAAGGGGCGACGATCCACTAAAGGCAGCAATGGCTTCACAAAGTCTTGTTCAGATAGGCCTTCTAATGACTCTGCCCATGGTCATGGAAATAGGACTAGAAAGAGGGTTCAGAACTGCTATAGGTGACCTCATAATAATGCAGCTGCAGCTAGCACCCGTTTTTTTCACTTTCTCACTAGGATCGAAGATGCACTACTTTGGGCGCACTCTGTTGCATGGAGGGGCAAAGTACAGAGCAACTGGGCGTGGTTTTGTAGTTCGTCATGAGAGGTTCGCAGAGAATTACAGGATGTACTCTAGGAGCCACTTTGTAAAAGGGTTAGAGCTTGCTGTATTGCTTATATGTTATAAGCTTTATGGATCAGCAGCTCCTGATTCAACTGCATATCTTCTTCTCTCAGGGTCAATGTGGTTTTTGGTTTGTTCTTGGTTGTTTAGTCCTTTCCTTTTCAATCCATCAGGATTTGAGTGGCAGAAGATAGTTGAGGACTGGGATGACTGGACAAAATGGATGAATAGTGGAGGTGGTATTGGTGTTCCTGCTACCAAGAGCTGGGAATCATGGTGGAATGAGGAACAAGAGCATTTGCAGTTCACTGGATTATTGGGGAGGACTTCGGAGGTGATTCTTGCCCTGCGTTTCTTTGTCTATCAGTATGGAATTGTGTATCATCTAAATATAGCTAGAGGTGACAAAAGCATCATG GTTTATGGTCTGTCCTGGCTAGTCATAGTAGCTGTTATGATCATTTTGAAG ATTGTGTCTATGGGTAGAAAGAAGTTCAGTGCTGATTTTCAGCTGATGTTTCGTCTCCTCAAAGTGCTTTTGTTCATTGGAAGCATTGTTGCTCTAGTCTTGATGTTTAATCTACTTAGTCTCACAGTTCAAGACATTCTTAGGAGCCTCCTAGCTTTTTTACCAACAGGATGGGCACTTATACAG ATATCTCAAGCATGTAGGCCATTGGTGAAGGCAATTGGAATGTGGGGGTCCGTCAAAGCTTTATCAAGAGGATATGAATACGTGATGGGATTGCTTATCTTTGGACCAGTGGCCATACTAGCTTGGTTCCCGTTTGTTTCAGAATTCCAAACTCGGCTGCTATTCAATCAAGCGTTCAGCCGAGGACTTCAAATCCAGCGTATTCTGGCTGGTGGAAAGAAGCATAAATAA
- the LOC107630992 gene encoding probable inactive ATP-dependent zinc metalloprotease FTSHI 2, chloroplastic isoform X1 produces MSSPFLLSYSPSSSPFPQSLNPKFRTFPRRLNSTSIVSSQIQTPEPENDDNKDKTRNKNLNFLKLTVTLTVISASLPQATTLAAESAVKGKKRAPKKAEALTLEELKSWAQGLPVVSDRLPYSDLIELKKAEKLRHIIKPGSINLRQKAEPVLVVLEDSRVFRTVLPSFETHRKFWESWDELNIGSLCMNTYTPPLKRPNLPLPIWVRGPVLPAIEKFMLKLAEKKPKIESKKAKEYREMRMELKRQREEELKAMREERKELERAKKAQRKAEERRRKKEIRKRKYQESLIRARDNYVRMADLWYDLANNPNVVNALGLVFFYIFYRIVVLNYRKQKKDYEDRLKIERAEAEERRKMRELEKEMEGVERDDDDESEHEKGEEQNDYLKMAKQFMKSGARIRRAKNKSLPQYLERGVDVKFSDVAGLGKIRLELEEIVKFFTHGEMYRRRGVKIPGGILLCGPPGVGKTLLAKAVAGEAGVNFFSISASQFVEIYVGVGASRVRALYTEARENAPSVVFIDELDAVGRERGLIKGSGGQERDATLNQLLVCLDGFEGRGEVITIASTNRPDILDPALVRPGRFDRKIFIPKPGLIGRIEILKVHARKKPMAEDVDYFAVASMTDGMVGAELANIVEVAAINMMRDSRTEITTDDLLQAAQMEERGMLDKKERSMETWKQVAINEAAMAVVAVNFPDLKNIEFVTIAPRAGRELGYVRVKMDPIKFNEGMLTRQSALDHITVQLAPRAADEIWFGSGQLSTIWAETADNARSAARIFVLGGLSEKYHGITNFWVADRINVWVLSLKSQLQFSHCNHIIEITHFVAFRCQDIDLEAMRIVNLCYERAKEILHENKVLMDAVVNELVEKKNITKQDFFHLVDLHGSIKPMPPSILDLRAAKQRIPTTS; encoded by the exons ATGTCTTCCCCTTTCCTCCTTAGTTATTCTCCTTCCTCATCTCCCTTCCCACAATCCCTAAACCCCAAATTCAGAACCTTTCCCAGACGCCTCAATTCCACTTCCATTGTATCATCCCAAATTCAAACACCAGAACCCGAAAATGACGACAACAAAGATAAAACTCGCAACAAAAACCTCAATTTCCTCAAGCTTACAGTGACCCTTACCGTTATCTCTGCTTCCCTGCCACAAGCCACCACCCTTGCTGCTGAATCCGCCGTGAAGGGAAAGAAAAGGGCACCCAAAAAGGCCGAAGCTTTGACGCTGGAGGAGCTGAAGTCATGGGCTCAGGGTCTTCCAGTGGTCTCTGATCGTCTTCCCTACAGCGACCTTATTGAACTAAAGAAGGCTGAGAAGCTCAGACACATAATTAAGCCCGGTTCTATAAACTTGAGGCAAAAGGCCGAACCAGTTCTGGTGGTTCTAGAAGACTCTAGAGTGTTCAGGACGGTTTTGCCATCGTTTGAGACTCATAGGAAGTTTTGGGAATCATGGGATGAATTAAACATTGGTTCTTTGTGTATGAATACATACACACCACCCCTTAAGAGGCCTAACTTGCCCCTTCCTATATGGGTAAGGGGTCCGGTGCTACCTGCTATTGAAAAGTTTATGCTTAAGCTTGCTGAGAAGAAACCGAAGATAGAATCCAAGAAGGCGAAAGAGTATAGGGAGATGAGGATGGAACTTAAGAGGCAGAGGGAAGAGGAGCTGAAAGCTATGAGGGAAGAGAGGAAGGAGTTGGAGAGGGCCAAGAAGGCGCAGAGGAAGGCTGAGGAGAGGCGGCGAAAGAAGGAGATAAGGAAGAGGAAGTATCAGGAGTCATTGATTCGGGCAAGGGATAATTATGTGAGGATGGCTGATCTTTGGTATGATTTGGCAAATAATCCTAATGTTGTCAATGCACTTGGCTTGGTTTTCTTCTACATTTTCTATAGGATTGTGGTGCTTAATTATAGGAAGCAAAAGAAGGATTATGAGGATAGGCTTAAGATTGAGAGAGCTGAGGCTGAGGAGAGAAGGAAGATGAGGGAGTTGGAGAAGGAGATGGAGGGTGTTGAACGTGATGACGATGATGAGAGTGAGCATGAGAAAGGGGAGGAGCAGAATGATTATTTGAAGATGGCAAAGCAGTTTATGAAGTCGGGGGCACGCATTCGGAGAGCCAAGAACAAGAGTCTTCCTCAGTATTTAGAGAGAGGTGTAGATGTGAAGTTTAGTGATGTTGCAGGGCTGGGTAAGATACGTCTTGAATTGGAGGAGATTGTCAAGTTCTTTACTCACGGGGAAATGTACCGAAGGAGAGGAGTGAAAATACCAG GTGGTATACTTCTTTGTGGCCCTCCTGGGGTGGGAAAGACATTGCTGGCAAAAGCAGTGGCTGGTGAGGCAGGGGTTAATTTCTTCTCTATTTCCGCTTCACAATTTGTGGAGATATACGTTGGTGTAGGGGCATCTCGTGTGCGAGCACTTTACACGGAAGCCAGGGAAAAT GCTCCAtctgttgtcttcattgatgagcTGGATGCTGTGGGAAGGGAGCGTGGCTTGATTAAGGGTTCAGGTGGACAGGAACGTGACGCTACTCTCAATCAG CTCTTGGTGTGCTTAGATGGATTTGAAGGAAGAGGAGAGGTGATCACTATTGCATCCACCAATCGACCAGACATTCTGGATCCTGCACTTGTGAGACCTGGTCGGTTTGATCGAAAAATATTTATTCCCAAGCCTGGCCTCATTGGTCGCATAGAAATTCTAAAG GTCCATGCTCGTAAAAAGCCAATGGCAGAAGATGTGGACTATTTTGCTGTTGCTAGTATGACTGATGGCATGGTTGGTGCAGAGCTTGCTAACATAGTTGAGGTTGCTGCCATCAACATGATGAGGGATTCAAGGACTGAG ATTACTACTGATGACTTGTTACAAGCTGCACAAATGGAAGAAAGAGGAATGCTGGATAAAAAGGAGAGAAGCATGGAGACTTGGAAGCAAGTAGCTATTAATGAGGCTGCAATGGCTGTCGTAGCTGTGAACTTTCCTGATCTTAAAAATATCGAGTTT GTCACAATTGCTCCCAGAGCTGGTAGGGAATTGGGTTATGTGCGGGTGAAGATGGATCCTATCAAATTTAACGAAGGAATGCTCAC TCGACAATCTGCCCTGGATCATATTACTGTTCAACTAGCTCCCCGTGCAGCTGATGAAATTTGGTTTGGGAGTGGTCAA TTGAGTACGATATGGGCCGAAACTGCAGACAATGCGAGGTCCGCAGCAAGGATATTTGTTCTTGGTGGGCTTTCAGAGAAGTACCACGGAATTACCAATTTCTGGGTGGCAGACCGGATAAACGTATGGGTTCTCTCTCTCAAGTCTCAACTTCAATTTTCTCATTGCAACCACATTATTGAAATAACACACTTTGTTGCATTTCGTTGTCAGGACATTGACTTGGAAGCAATGCGGATTGTGAACTTGTGTTATGAACGCGCAAAAGAG ATCCTACATGAAAATAAAGTGCTGATGGATGCAGTGGTGAATGAACTTGTTGAGAAGAAAAACATAACAAAACAGGACTTCTTTCATCTGGTGGACTTGCATGGCTCCATAAAACCAATGCCTCCCAGCATTCTTGACCTTAGAGCTGCCAAGCAGAGAATTCCAACAACTTCGTAA